A genomic segment from Candidatus Desulfatibia profunda encodes:
- a CDS encoding haloacid dehalogenase translates to MTSMKIDPASVAFDIDGVFADTMTLFLDIARDEYNVNGIKYEDITCYQLEECIDIDAGVIKAILSRIMDGDYTALLKPITGAPDVLTRLGRQHSPILFVTARPYLGPIYDWVKSVLPLDPGSIEVIATGSFEAKADVLADRDISYFVEDRLETCFPLQAAGLVPVLFKQPWNRKLHPFTEVSTWQELESLIEFK, encoded by the coding sequence ATGACAAGCATGAAGATCGATCCGGCGTCGGTGGCCTTTGATATCGATGGTGTCTTTGCCGATACCATGACATTGTTCCTGGATATAGCCCGTGACGAATATAATGTTAACGGCATCAAATACGAAGATATCACCTGCTATCAATTAGAGGAATGTATCGACATTGATGCCGGCGTCATAAAAGCGATACTATCCAGGATAATGGATGGAGATTATACCGCGCTTTTAAAGCCCATAACAGGAGCCCCCGACGTCTTAACCCGGCTGGGCAGACAACACAGTCCGATTCTTTTTGTAACGGCCCGACCCTATTTGGGCCCCATCTACGACTGGGTTAAAAGTGTCCTGCCGCTTGATCCCGGATCAATAGAAGTTATTGCAACAGGCTCATTTGAAGCCAAGGCTGATGTGCTGGCAGACAGAGATATATCCTATTTTGTAGAAGACCGGCTTGAAACATGTTTTCCGCTTCAGGCGGCCGGCCTGGTGCCCGTGCTGTTCAAGCAGCCCTGGAACAGGAAACTTCACCCGTTTACGGAAGTCAGTACCTGGCAAGAGCTAGAATCTTTGATTGAATTTAAATGA
- a CDS encoding transcription termination factor Rho — protein MGGEKKDVKEKPLEKMTAKELRELGKQIPGITGVHGMNKPELIRSIKAARGIVDKSPKKTDASVREIKKKVKELRVECDAALNNNEMKMAQIYRRRITRLKKKTRRVA, from the coding sequence ATGGGAGGAGAGAAAAAGGATGTGAAAGAAAAACCCTTGGAAAAAATGACAGCCAAGGAACTAAGGGAGCTTGGCAAACAGATTCCCGGAATTACGGGTGTTCACGGTATGAACAAGCCGGAGTTGATTCGTTCCATTAAAGCGGCCAGAGGGATCGTCGATAAATCTCCCAAAAAAACAGATGCCTCGGTTCGGGAAATAAAGAAAAAGGTTAAGGAACTGAGAGTTGAATGCGACGCTGCCTTGAATAACAACGAAATGAAAATGGCGCAAATTTATCGGCGCCGCATTACCAGGCTCAAGAAAAAAACTCGAAGGGTGGCGTAA